One genomic region from Salvelinus fontinalis isolate EN_2023a chromosome 18, ASM2944872v1, whole genome shotgun sequence encodes:
- the LOC129815432 gene encoding calcium-binding and coiled-coil domain-containing protein 1-like (The sequence of the model RefSeq protein was modified relative to this genomic sequence to represent the inferred CDS: added 21 bases not found in genome assembly): MEKQSKVEFRNVGQMYFPQSRVECHYSLTSHHHWTNKDWIGLFKAGWSSVKEYTTFAWALTPEGYTEGNNANCCVHFQASYLPRPSAVEYQFVYVDQRGEVCARSRQFTFCISRPLDELETLTEERDEDEEGGEGDGDDLLLVVPRAQLLQTRLDECLREQSDSKQAREEAEREKEREEERSKRAKEEWEREREGMNEEISELRDNLRRSCDRMEKVEGKQKDMQSSQETLSTLLDEKAERLQRIRELEDDIMVLIQRGKETEAELERMKERVKKMSTQLRDEEEERNNLQVENGAVLADLRAVQKRLEASERGAEGLRQELSEMGAQQGHSHAELHQARLQAAQLTLQQSEADLALREGRAHWAQERETFKQAAELDKERVQKLSREVQRKEQWLQEERMERQKLEVELGKEKDCNRVLLSDSRREVQELKARMRMNQKEREQQKMERQDLLDYMHQLEQRLEVATDNKWNEVALYYSTTRGADTPFQDEKPSSEDEMPASPLPYRTPRLPYWSDALERSSHRSVKCLQTETDEEEQNKTSKGEDKPLILPDLTNPILSELADCSPLW, translated from the exons ATGGAAAAGCAGTCCAAGGTGGAATTTCGGAATGTGGGACAGATGTATTTCCCCCAAAGTAGAGTGGAGTGCCACTACAGCCTTACCTCTCATCATCACTGGACCAACAAGGACTGGATAGGCCTCTTCAAG GCTGGCTGGTCTTCAGTGAAAGAGTACACCACTTTTGCATGGGCTCTCACTCCTGAGGGGTACACAGAAGGAAATAATGCCAACTGCTGTGTACATTTCCAAG CCTCTTACCTGCCCCGCCCCAGTGCGGTGGAGTACCAGTTTGTCTATGTGGATCAGAGAGGCGAGGTGTGTGCCCGCAGTCGCCAGTTCACCTTCTGCATTTCCAGGCCTCTGGATGAGCTGGAGACATTGACAGAGGAGCGGGACGAGGATGAGGAGggcggagagggggatggggacgACCTTCTCCTGGTGGTGCCCAGAGCTCAACTCCTGCAG ACTCGGCTGGATGAATGCCTTAGAGAACAGTCCGATTCAAAACAGGCccgggaggaggcagagagggagaaggagagagaggaagaaaggagcAAAAGGGCGAAGGAAGAGTGGGAGCGAGAAAGGGAGGGGATGAATGAGGAGATCTCTGAGTTGAGGGacaacctgagacggagctgcgaCAGGATGGAGAAGGTGGAGGGGAAACAAAAG GATATGCAGTCCTCTCAAGAAACCTTGTCTACTCTATTGGATGAGAAAGCTGAGCGCCTGCAGCGAATCAGAGAGCTGGAAGATGACATCATGGTTCTAATTcaaagagggaaggagacagaagcTGAACTTGAAag GATGAAGGAGAGAGTGAAAAAGATGTCCACTCAATTgagggatgaagaagaggagagaaataATCTGCAG GTGGAGAACGGGGCTGTGCTGGCTGATCTGAGGGCGGTGCAAAAGCGTTTGGAGGCCAGCGAACGCGGGGCAGAAGGTCTGAGGCAGGAGCTGAGTGAGATGGGGGCTCAGCAGGGCCACAGCCACGCTGAGCTGCACCAAGCCAGGCTGCAGGCCGCCCAGCTCACCCTGCAGCAGTCTGAGGCCGACCTGGCCCTGAGGGAGGGACGCGCCCACTGGGCCCAGGAGAGAGAGACCTTCAAACAAGCAGCAGAG CTTGATAAAGAGAGGGTGCAGAAGTTAAGCCGTGAGGTGCAGCGGAAGGAGCAGTGGCTccaagaggagaggatggagaggcaGAAACTAGAAGTTGAGCTTGGAAAAGAGAAGGATTGCAACAGG GTGCTGCTGAGCGATTCCCGCAGGGAGGTGCAGGAACTGAAGGCCAGAATGAGAATGaaccagaaggagagagagcagcagaagaTGGAGAGACAG GACCTGCTGGACTACATGCATCAGTTGGAGCAGAGACTGGAGGTGGCTACAGACAATAAGTGGAATGAAGTGGCTCTCTACTACTCAACCA CTCGTGGCGCTGACACCCCATTTCAGGATGAGAAACCCTCTTCTGAGGATGAGATGCCTGCATCTCCACTACCCTACAGGACACCCAGACTACCCTACTGGAGCGACGCCCTGGAACGCTCCTCTCACCGTAGTGTGAAGTGTCTCCAGACTGAGACG GATGAGGAAGAGCAGAACAAGACCAGTAAGGGTGAAGACAAACCACTGATTCTGCCAGACCTCACCAACCCCATCCTAAG CTTGTGGTAA